The Bos indicus isolate NIAB-ARS_2022 breed Sahiwal x Tharparkar chromosome X, NIAB-ARS_B.indTharparkar_mat_pri_1.0, whole genome shotgun sequence genome has a window encoding:
- the GPRASP2 gene encoding G-protein coupled receptor-associated sorting protein 2 isoform X2 codes for MASVMGEGRGWTPNTLQVHTQTHTLRGGLYPSAAPCSATPRDPPSPGPRPHYAAGPEAWGGGRGGGHPTGGSGGLAWLRPSAWRSSRPRPLWVGTTVGQRGGVEPIRAVSLRPPSRHPRREPSVPQPAQPLPGLAQRRGRWGRLFSIPPARRAVGSERRAATLRLRRPSLKLVTSARKERRKRLKSLKICRLLQNPLTISCPAGVLGLLGQPAVCIRLNTTETKQGEEDCATLVQIDFQWQLWWCWNCC; via the exons ATGGCCAGCgtgatgggggaagggagggggtggaCACCAAACACTCTGCAggttcacacacaaacacacacactgcgGGGCGGCCTGTATCCATCCGCTGCTCCCTGCAGTGCGACCCCTCGCGACCCTCCCAGCCCCGGCCCGCGACCCCACTACGCTGCAGGGCCAGAAgcgtggggcggggggcgggggggtggtcaCCCCACGGGGGGCAGCGGAGGGCTGGCGTGGCTCCGCCCCTCAGCCTGGCGTTCTTCCCGGCCCCGCCCACTCTGGGTCGGAACTACGGTGGGCCAGCGAGGGGGCGTCGAGCCCATTCGTGCCGTATCCCTCCGCCCCCCTTCCCGACACCCTCGCCGCGAGCCGTCGGTGCCGCAGCCTGCGCAGCCCCTACCCGGTTTGGCGCAGCGGCGCGGGAGGTGGGGACGCCTCTTTTCCATTCCGCCCGCACGGCGAGCGGTGGGAAGCGAGAGAAGAGCTGCGACCCTGCGCCTGCGAAG ACCTTCTTTAAAGCTGGTTACTTCtgcaaggaaggaaagaaggaagagactgAAATCTCTGAAG ATTTGCAGACTGCTGCAGAACCCCTTGACCATTTCCTGTCCTGCAGGAGTGTTAGGATTGTTGG GACAGCCTGCTGTTTGCATAAGGCTTAATACCACTGAAACAAAACAAGGAGAGGAAGATTGTGCCACATTAGTGCAG ATTGACTTCCAGTGGCAGCTCTGGTGGTGTTGGAATTGCTGCTGA
- the GPRASP2 gene encoding G-protein coupled receptor-associated sorting protein 2 isoform X1, with product MTGAEVEPVAQAKPEKKPGEEVVGGAERETEVPMVVRPKVRNQATSGARSKTESKATAGARPKTESQTMAGARPRTESQPMAGARPKTEFQAMPGARPKTEARAVGRARPKTEAKAIPGARPKDEAQVWAQTEFGAEAMLQSEGMPQTSVVAWPLVNTESGSVTKPMALSVDRELVNVDSETFPSSQVQTGIQPWFGSGEETSMGSWCYPRAKAREEASSESGFWSADETSTMSSFWAGEEASIRSWPREEANTRSRHRAKHQPNPRSRPRSKQDPFIDSWSGSEEESGNPFCLWAGENTNNLFRSRVRDEANMRSKLRTKREDFFESESEDEYYKESWFLPEEEANSRFRPRDKEAPNTVLKPRTQKVVNNSDRVKQETRFEEEVIIGSWFWAEKEASMEAGASAICESEAGAEEGAIGGSLFWTEENSSLGAVAREETRPESEEEAIFGSWFWDRDEACFDLNPRPVYKASPRFRDGAEEEVNVSSRPKTWEEVTVEFKPGPCHGVGFPSPSPFRIPEEATTSVYTELFEGKPKNVEVTPEGEEQESLLQSDQPDSEFPFQYDPSYRSVREIREHLRAKESAQPESWSCSCIQCELKIGPEEFEELLLLMDKIRDPFIHEISKIAMGMRTASQFTRDFIRDSGVVSLIETLLNYPSSRVRTSFLENMIHMAPPYPNLNMIETFVCQVCEETLAHSVGSPEQVLGLRMLRHLTSTTDYHTLVSNYMSGFLSLLTTGNARTKFHILKMLLNLSENPMVAKKLFSAKALSIFVGLFNIEETNDNIQIVIKMFQNISNIIKNGTMALIDDDFSLEPLISAFHEFEKLAEELQVQINNQSDPEVGQQS from the coding sequence ATGACTGGGGCTGAAGTTGAGCCTGTTGCCCAGGCCAAGCCTGAAAAGAAGCCTGGAGAAGAGGTTGTGGGTGGGGCTGAGAGAGAGACTGAAGTCCCAATGGTGGTCAGACCAAAGGTTAGGAACCAGGCAACATCTGGGGCAAGGTCGAAAACTGAGTCCAAGGCAACGGCTGGGGCAAGGCCTAAAACTGAGTCACAGACAATGGCTGGAGCAAGGCCCAGAACAGAGTCGCAGCCAATGGCTGGGGCAAGGCCTAAAACTGAATTCCAGGCAATGCCAGGAGCAAGGCCCAAAACTGAGGCCAGGGCAGTAGGCAGGGCACGTCCTAAGACTGAAGCCAAGGCAATCCCTGGAGCAAGACCCAAAGATGAAGCCCAAGTTTGGGCTCAGACTGAGTTTGGGGCTGAGGCAATGTTGCAATCAGAGGGCATGCCCCAAACCAGTGTAGTAGCCTGGCCATTGGTCAATACTGAGTCTGGGTCAGTCACTAAACCTATGGCCCTATCTGTGGATAGGGAACTGGTCAATGTGGACAGTGAGACCTTTCCTAGCTCCCAGGTTCAGACAGGAATCCAACCCTGGTTTGGGTCTGGGGAGGAAACTAGTATGGGGTCTTGGTGCTATCCCAGGGCTAAGGCCAGAGAGGAGGCTTCTAGTGAGTCTGGATTCTGGTCAGCAGATGAGACCTCTACAATGTCTTCTTTTTGGGCTGGGGAAGAGGCCAGTATCAGATCATGGCCTAGGGAAGAGGCCAATACCAGGTCTAGGCACAGGGCCAAACATCAGCCTAATCCCAGATCCAGGCCCAGATCCAAGCAAGATCCCTTtattgattcctggtctgggtcTGAGGAGGAGTCTGGCAACCCATTCTGCTTGTGGGCTGGAGAAAATACCAATAACTTGTTCAGGTCCAGAGTCAGGGATGAGGCAAATATGAGGTCCAAGCTCCGGACAAAAAGAGAGGACTTTTTTGAATCTGAGTCTGAAGACGAGTACTATAAGGAATCTTGGTTTTTGCCTGAAGAAGAGGCCAATAGTAGATTCAGACCCAGAGACAAGGAAGCGCCTAATACTGTATTGAAGCCCAGGACCCAGAAAGTTGTTAATAACAGTGACAGGGTCAAACAAGAAACCAGGTTTGAGGAGGAAGTCATTATTGGGTCCTGGTTCTGGGCAGAAAAAGAGGCCAGTATGGAGGCTGGAGCTTCAGCCATCTGTGAATCTGAGGCAGGGGCTGAGGAGGGGGCCATTGGTGGATCGTTGTTCTGGACTGAGGAAAATTCCAGTTTGGGAGCTGTGGCCAGAGAAGAGACCAGACCAGAGTCTGAAGAAGAGGCCATATTTGGGTCCTGGTTCTGGGACAGGGATGAGGCCTGCTTTGACTTAAATCCTCGTCCTGTGTACAAGGCTAGTCCCAGGTTCAGAGATGGAGCCGAGGAGGAAGTTAATGTATCATCCAGGCCCAAAACCTGGGAAGAGGTCACTGTCGAATTCAAACCTGGTCCTTGTCATGGGGTTGGCTTCCCATCCCCAAGCCCCTTTAGAATTCCTGAAGAAGCAACAACATCTGTATACACCGAACTATTTGAGGGAAAGCCCAAGAATGTGGAAGTTACCCCAGAAGGGGAAGAGCAGGAATCTTTGCTTCAGTCTGATCAGCCTGACTCTGAGTTCCCATTTCAATATGATCCATCCTACCGGTCAGTCAGGGAAATTCGGGAGCATCTTAGGGCCAAGGAGAGTGCACAGCCTGAGAGTTGGTCCTGCAGCTGCATACAGTGTGAGCTTAAAATTGGTCCAGAAGAGTTTGAAGAACTCCTCTTATTAATGGACAAAATTCGAGATCCTTTTATTCATGAAATATCTAAGATTGCAATGGGTATGAGAACTGCTTCTCAATTTACTCGTGATTTCATTCGCGATTCAGGTGTTGTCTCACTTATTGAAACCTTACTCAATTATCCCTCCTCCCGAGTTAGGACAAGTTTTCTGGAAAATATGATTCACATGGCTCCACCTTACCCAAATCTGAACATGATTGAGACATTTGTGTGTCAAGTGTGTGAGGAAACCCTTGCTCATAGCGTGGGTTCCCCTGAGCAGGTGCTTGGGTTAAGGATGCTTAGACACCTCACCTCAACTACTGACTATCACACACTGGTTTCCAATTATATGTCtggatttctttccttattaaccACAGGCAATGCAAGAACAAAGTTTCACATTCTGAAAATGCTATTGAATTTGTCTGAAAATCCCATGGTGGCAAAAAAACTGTTTAGTGCCAAGGCTCTATCAATATTTGTGGGTCTCTTTAACATAGAAGAGACAAATGATAACATTCAAATTGTTATTAAAATGTTTCAGAATATCAGTAATATTATCAAAAATGGAACAATGGCCTTAATTGATGATGATTTCAGTCTTGAACCACTTATTTCTGCATTCCATGAATTTGAGAAGTTGGCTGAGGAACTGCAAGTCCAAATAAACAATCAAAGTGATCCTGAGGTAGGACAGCAAAGCTAA